One Hermetia illucens chromosome 4, iHerIll2.2.curated.20191125, whole genome shotgun sequence DNA segment encodes these proteins:
- the LOC119653432 gene encoding uncharacterized protein LOC119653432: MNSLFLTLFFLCFITAETGALRSGSNAILGTHPTYAAQYTTRLRGGRPGRIRPTIPAPQTAASTTAAPAPEAAQAKSVAEPTTAIIGEGTMTIAPDSEFI, from the exons ATGAACTCTTTGTTCCTAACTTTATTCTTTTTATGTTTTATAACTGCT GAAACAGGTGCCCTAAGAAGTGGATCAAATGCAATATTAGGAACTCACCCAACATATGCTGCCCAATACACTACCC GTCTTCGTGGAGGCCGTCCAGGACGTATTAGACCAACCATCCCGGCTCCACAAACAGCGGCCTCAACTACGGCAGCGCCAGCACCTGAGGCAGCTCAAGCCAAATCGGTTGCGGAACCCACAACGGCAATCATAGGAGAAGGAACCATGACAATAGCTCCGGATTCTGAATTTATATAA